The following is a genomic window from Asterias amurensis chromosome 8, ASM3211899v1.
aaaacaattttattttttttacgaaaCGCTGATTTAATCATGACTCTACCTATACCGAAAAGTTGATtaaatttctattttttataattatatttagTATTTTATATTGGCCCAACTCTCTATATTAGTTGAAAATATATCGATCAgatgttttaattatttattttgtgaagAAGTatagtgaaaaaaaataaagaatataacaatatttataaacaaGAATAACATCTGAGTGTTGAATAACAGTGAATCCTGACCGATAAAAACAAGACCACGGTCACATTCCATTAAATGATTTTGGTTTCTCTAACCACAAACTAGACTTAAATCGcgggaaaacaaaatttgcctGTATGGCTATCCATGGAGGATTGTTCTTATTCCTCAATGGCATTTCGCACGCCTTaaatccacaagagggcgctatttaaggTGATCGTAGGGGAAagcctagactgggcccctgcctttatccgcaaggataaaggagaaagacaggtcgctgccgctagatccCGTGATTCCCATTTGAGACAATGCACGTGCAATGGACACaacagaggtcagaggtcaaacttACACGCCGGTTTTTGGCCGCTCTCTGACGTTATTCACGTGCCTCGGAGAAtaacgtcagacgttcaggctaagGAAAGCCCGAAACGAAATGGGCCTGGCTCATTTTCTTGGTCAGTATTGTTGGGTcgtttaaaggggggggggtcatatTGCACCCCTATCAGGGTTCAGATTGTACGAGAAATAAAGACGAAGCAAACGAATGGACAGAAGACAGTTACAAGTTTACCCCACCCATGAGATGTATCAACAGAAATGTATCAACATAAATTAAAGCTGCTGTGTGCCACAGGGGAGAGTCTTTGATCAATGCTGTAGCATTTTAGCTTCTTGCAAGACAAGCAGAAGGTGAAGGGAGGTGAATCAACTGGAAATCAACTGAATCCATTTTGGAAAAGTCCTAACAAATCACATGCATGCATTACATTACAGTCGCACAGCGAACCCCAACAAAAACACTAACAATTCACAACCTTTAGAACTAAACACAACGTGGCAGTGACATCTAAACTTCAGTGTTTGCCACTGATAGGATGGGTGGCCAAGTTCTGTATTTTTGTACAGAatgggggttcgaatcctggccaaTCCAGACGGCTCTAATTTCCAAACAGAAaagccgccatcttggatggAACCGGCACTACACTTTTGAGTAAAAGATAGGACATATTTCCATGGTCGTTTAGCTAATAAACCGTACTCTAAAAAATAACCACCCAAAAATGAAAGCCAATGAATCGCAAGATACACGACATTGGAAGATATAACAACAAAAGAAAGGACCATTCAATATGAAATTTTACAGACGTTTTTGAATGCCACGAAAATATGATTGAAGCCCACCCACACACTAATTAAATCACTATTTAAAAGGCGTGCACTAAAAATAGGGAAAAGTTTGACTCAGTGTTCCGAAGTTGTGCTTTATAGCTATGGGTTAACCAGTCCTTTGTGCTCTTTTTTTATAATGATGGAAACCACTTCTGATGACGAAATGAACCATTCTTAGTTAAGAGAGAGTGGAGCCTAATGAATGAAACCCTGCAAATAACTTCTCGTCCTCCTTGGCAACGATGACGTCTGATATTAGACGGGgatgaaagaagaaaattcGCGTGTTAAAACATAAAGTGCTTTAATACAcgtgccagtaactgttttgttaacaaagCCAATTCTGTATAGCTCATATCATCTTCataatggcccttttcgaaaccacggcttcagctttGAATTCGGCTTCAGGATTCGTCCTCTCGTCTGACTGAAGCTCTGAGCACACGTACGCAATTGTACGCgcagttgtcaaaacaacctcggagccaagctagcctgagcggATCCAAAGCCGGagctgtggtttcgaaaagggccatagaccttttgcatgtgacgtcacacgctAAAGAGATCAATGCTAAAAACAACCGTTGTGGTCAGAAAACGCCCTCACTGGGGGTCAAAAGAGGCAAActattggacgatagctgttccttgtgacGTTAAAACGTGCGCGTTATCTCAGCGTCCGTGTAGCGTTTCGCTTTATGCAACTGGTCATTCCATgttctatacgcctctcttaatattaagagaggcggcCGCGTATATCTCTCTGAGGAGAGGCAGGCGTGCATGCATCACTTGTGCACGCGCGTGTGACGCAGTGACAAAATCATTGCGTTTGCGTTTAGAGCGGGTGTGCGCAGCAAAACGTTGATttgaaaattgtgtgctttattGTATTACCTTTCAAAATGTATGGGTAGTAGTCTTCAACGCGCAATGCAAAGCTAGCTAGGCACGGAAGACGAATTGAACGTTACTAAAAACAGAGGGGAAGCCCATTATCTCGATTTCTTGGACCACATTTTCAGATAGACAGAATCAAACCAccataaaatgaaaataaaacaaggaaTACTTCATTTCCTTCACCTCGACAAGACATACAGCATGCTGTCTGGTAAAAATGTCTTCATTCTTCAGGAATATTTTAAGCTGCTTGATGTACACAACGAAGAGTCTATCAATGGTAAGCAAactatacaaataaaataaaacattcccCTGACAGTTACCAGTGCTGGCTGCGATCTTCAGAAGAGCTTATACTACCGCAAAttgaagcacaaaataacacgTATTAAAGTTCtagttatttttcttcttcttctcactTTAGATATTCAGTTCTACCAGTTCCTCCATGCCGTTTGCGATCTGAATAGAGGGCATATCTACAACGTATTCGATATGCTGGACGTGGACGGATCGGGTCGAATAGACTTTGACGAGTTCTACTTATTGGTTTGCATTCTGATCTCACTCAAGGTGGGTCTCGCCGTAGAGGGCGGTGATCATtcgttggtttgtttgtttgtttgtttgttttttatttgtttgtaagggtGCGTCACGTGTACATTAGCGAGATTTGGGCAGcaaggggtggatttcagaCAAGAGTCAAGACTTATTTTGTTCAACTTGGAACCCAACATGTCAGTGGAATTATTGTTGTTTCGAAAAGGGAACATCATTAACGATAAAAGCAGTACTCTACAAGCCAAATTAAAAAGTTGCGACATATCCGTGAATGTATGGTTGTAAAACTTCAATTATTTTACTCAGCAAAGCGTAACACTTCCTGTTTGCATAACGGCTAATTGTAATTATACATGCAGTAACTGAATACAATGATGTATCTCAGAAATAACTATCTATTTACATGCCCAATGGTTTCTAGTTGTTTGGTTACATAGGCATAAACAATCAAACTTTTAATAGGTTTAGTACTGCCAGAGCCATACTAATAATTgtagcttcttatatagcgcacatgtctgtCACttagtgacgctcctggcgctgtaacttAAATACtacgtttttgaattatgagaccaatGTTTAACAAGAttctgtggcgcaatttgctgccgatcagaccaagaacaccggggcgaaccccttctttttttcgataagtgtactgggttcttttataagCGTtaaacaacacatgggaccaacggctttacgtcccatccgaaggacgaagaaatggttaagtgtcttgcataTAAGGACGTCACGGTGGGGAATTCGAacgcacactctgctgatcagaaacacaagagtttgaattcggtgatcttaatAAAAGATTTGGGTTATTTTGTTagcacaaaacataatgtccacagatttacattaaacgtaaacagtttgaagataatgataatgaggtgctgtagtttttgagaaatgagtaaaacaatgtcacaaaaataattttggtctcagtctgtcagtgagacgaaaattagttgcatgtaaaaacgtattaaccagttatgatgtGTTATGGTAAAATAcaataactggttaatacgtttttacatgcttaaattgATACTAAAATAATTCTCgtgcattgttttactcaattcttTGAGTTCCAATCTCTCCCAATCCATGTGGAGGGTTGAAGTACAAAACGGAACCCCTTTTAAAGGGGTTTGATTTTGCTGGTTTTATAGGATAAAGAAGAGAAGCAGTTTATTTACCGCCATTCCCGGACGGTCTTTGAACTGCTGGACGAGGACCGTAGTCACAGCATCTCAGCAGAGGAGTTCTCGGCTTTTGGGTTTCTATTCAACTTCCACGGAGCGGCTGTCAATCAGATATTCAAAGATTTTGACATATCAGGTGACGAGGTAAAAGGTTTTTGTCTAGTCGTATTAGTTTGTTCTTTAGTATCCTCTCAAAAACGTGTGGCCTGAAAACATGTTCGAATTGGCGGATGTGATTATGGCTTGATTGTCATCTTGAGCAAGCGTTGAAGAGAAGAGAAGTTATCAGACAGTTGTTTCCTATAACGCTATATACTGCCCTCTGTTAGTGATTCACTGGTTTTGAAAAACCAAAAGGAAAAACCTGTGGGACAAGTCTAGTGAACGAACGTCCAATTCGTTTAAAGGGAAAGTGCAATGTTTATTAAAGTGTTTTAGTTTAAACCCACCCTCTTGTTTTCAACGCAacacataataaataatatttagatTTTGTTGACTCGCTCTACCCTTCTTGTGCTCGTGtagtttttattgatactttGTGTTCTTAACAACACCTCCATTTATTATAAATTCTCTTAGGAATTGGACTACAAAGAGTTCAAAATGTTCGCTATGGCCTGCATCGACAAACAGAACGAGATCGACAGATGTAAACGGGAGAAGTTAGAGCGCCGCCGACGTCGAAAGATAGAGAAGGCTACAAGGAAATTGGAGCGAGTCGAGTTGGAGGAAGAGGGCGCCGTCAGTACTAGCTGGCTCAGCCGTACTCTACCTGCGTGCGACGCATGCATCATCCAATAATCGACAGGCGTGTATGTGTGCAACAGAGGTTGGGGGTAACCATGCTGTTTGTGGagattttttgacaaaagtgACAGAAGAGAGACCGCTGAGCAGGAGATTCATCCACCTCGTTTTTGCAtcaaagcgccctcttttgattcatTTCTTGCCCTCCTGCTCATGGAGGgacttagggtgcgttcgtttagcttccctgggtcgaccccggtgtgtggtgggttttaattccaggacgaacgtgggtaattatctgcaaacgttcgtcctggaaatcGCTATCACAGTAGAaaatgccacacaccggggtcgaccctgggaagctaatcgaacgcacccttagttagcctgaacatctgacgtcacatttcgagGCTCGTGCATACGCAAGAGACCGGCCTCCAGCCGGCGTGTGTACAtccacctttgacctacattaatttcacatagagacaccatggaggaataaattaatttattcctccatggagacacgCACTCAAACTCTATATGGTGGAGGTGATAGGATCGAGTGTGCTGTTTGGACATcttatggaaagctcatgtcactgcacgtttataaTCCAACTATAtctttgtatccaatggaatcactggatctgagtatACGGTACCTGTCTTCGTCCTTTCAGATAAAGACAGGGCCCAGTCTATATAGTATGAGggacacacacaaaacaaaacccatGACATCGGCAGTGGACAAACACAACTACCCCTCCCCGCCCCAAATTTTAAACGGGGTCCCCCGCCAAAGGAAATTACCATGGCCTgaaggattcaaaagagggcgctatcatcaTCAGAAGTCCAAATCATTTCCTGCCACAGGATCGGCTCGAGATATATATAGGCcctagttaaaaaaaaagacgaaCTGTGCATTTTTGAAAAGGTTTCTTTGTCCATTTTTCTTTATGGTATCACTACCCTCTTTTAGGAGAATAAAACTCTTTGAAGGTACACAACCCAATGCTTTCTTCTACCTCGTGCGGCGCGCGTGAGTTCTTTAATAattaattggtaaaaaaaaaactaactttgGCAGCTATAAAAGGAACGCTCGGCACAGCCTAACTCCAAGCCCAAACGGACGGTAGTAAAGATGGCATCTAAAGGGAATaacaaaactaacctgtggacatttcattttatttggtgACGCTTTTTAGAATCGCCGATAATTAGCAAGGATTATAAAAGGACACGTTTACTGGTTTATATGCGTCGGAAttaactgtgaatctccatAACCATGAAGGCCGTGTGATTgatgatgcgaggtcaaagtTGATTATGGACGTGGGCTCAACTGACGTAATTCACGAAcccttgaagtgtgacgtcaacTAATCAGGCTACGCCTTGGGGCTCTTCGTACGAATCGATTTCGCAGATGCTTTAAATATTCATAACTGAGCAGCAGCTTTTCAGATCAAAATTACACCATTTTACTGGAGTCATTACACCAAAGGCTGACCCACTTTCAAAAAGCTATAGAGGGATAGGCTTGGGCGAAACATTTTTAACGGGAATGCTGTTTAAACCTGTCTATTTAATGTGTTTGGAATTGTATCAAGTGTAATTTTGATTATTATGTTGTACACTTTAGAATATATTGTTCGTAACTACCCATTCATCAGGCCCCAACTTCAAGGTTTTGTAAAACTACAAACGCCTCTggtataaaaatgcaaaaacaatttCGTCAGCGACTGAAGACCTCCATGGTCC
Proteins encoded in this region:
- the LOC139940476 gene encoding EF-hand calcium-binding domain-containing protein 9-like, with product MKIKQGILHFLHLDKTYSMLSGKNVFILQEYFKLLDVHNEESINDIQFYQFLHAVCDLNRGHIYNVFDMLDVDGSGRIDFDEFYLLVCILISLKDKEEKQFIYRHSRTVFELLDEDRSHSISAEEFSAFGFLFNFHGAAVNQIFKDFDISGDEELDYKEFKMFAMACIDKQNEIDRCKREKLERRRRRKIEKATRKLERVELEEEGAVSTSWLSRTLPACDACIIQ